The proteins below come from a single Parafrankia discariae genomic window:
- a CDS encoding DUF5319 domain-containing protein, which produces MFLVSNEPLDPFAGDPEDPAAELAQLDSAEDLELLEPLSLREREEILAELGDLDVFRTLLEPRGYRGLVVDCEGCAEPHYFDWDLLAGNLRHLLDEGRTRVHEPAFAPDPACYVSWEYARGFADGVYEASAASEADTR; this is translated from the coding sequence GTGTTCCTCGTGAGCAACGAGCCCCTCGACCCCTTCGCGGGCGACCCCGAGGACCCGGCGGCCGAGCTCGCGCAGCTCGACTCCGCCGAGGATCTGGAACTACTCGAACCGCTGTCCCTACGCGAGCGGGAAGAGATCCTCGCCGAGCTGGGTGACCTCGACGTCTTCCGGACCCTGCTCGAACCACGTGGCTACCGGGGTCTCGTCGTCGACTGCGAGGGGTGCGCCGAGCCGCACTACTTCGACTGGGACCTGCTGGCCGGCAACCTACGGCACCTCCTCGACGAGGGCCGCACACGGGTGCACGAGCCAGCCTTCGCCCCGGATCCAGCGTGCTACGTGAGCTGGGAGTACGCCCGCGGCTTCGCCGACGGCGTGTACGAGGCCTCAGCCGCCTCCGAGGCCGACACCCGCTGA